One part of the Dunckerocampus dactyliophorus isolate RoL2022-P2 chromosome 11, RoL_Ddac_1.1, whole genome shotgun sequence genome encodes these proteins:
- the simc1 gene encoding SUMO-interacting motif-containing protein 1 isoform X2: protein MTTVITISSDSEEDDSGVEFVSSYIEPSWPVTPVSYGGNDSKAAYLEPISLTDFPLTKKAKQAKNASLEHISSKKECERRVTEETCSGQNASARSAEDATRPPSHGTHADSSSFGYSSSPVPSASPKGNLISQSHKTFHATCDRAQDETTMSRRETKVMTDAASDQLCQSVLVDTPPSVSKSEDFEDFFRGEDEEERESLKNFKWQEEIDEENNANVDFREASQDEKRFVCPQRFQKAMDGLAHTLEEDVQWPTPFCQQSLRLVYTTMQVNIQEGTLQLLSDLLHPGYCPPKDIMSHLLSGILLDPLCSHHHCVQAWNLLMRAQRHHSVDKNTVPWSWELVTSVMSNQDDKKRHRPEVVRMLLDYIVQTLEDDFSYRKSTSELHLSIAKATLSCNRHFPHVKDVIQWMFSSIFKSTGNGDSSQAAREREEHIRIVSSLQRMLSLALEVDCSPALSTPRLSQELFFMLVSTEPRRAHRLLLLDSMQNNLLRCKMLEHMLDYACPLKTPVPMSLSRLLHFLENCTPAADPTDGSERWQKWEELVHHLWMLLVSYNTAMKGYLSSSVSKQTGEAGTLVYKPEDMLTKADICRAVEAFLCRSKVDIGQMLPLHVAESLTYLQDFLLEVCCES from the exons ATGACCACTGTCATTACCATCAGCTCCGACAGTGAGGAAGACGACTCGGGTGTGGAATTTGTCAGCTCCTACATTGAGCCATCATGGCCCGTAACACCT GTATCTTATGGGGGCAACGATTCAAAAGCTGCTTATCTAGAACCCATTTCACTGACTGATTTCCCTTTGACGAAGAAGGCCAAGCAAGCAAAGAATGCCAGTCTTGAACACATATCATCTAAGAAAGAATGTG aAAGAAGAGTGACAGAAGAGACATGTTCAGGACAGAACGCTTCTGCTCGTTCAGCTGAAGATGCCACTCGGCCACCATCGCACGGCACTCATGCAGACTCCTCTTCTTTTGGGTACAGCTCCTCTCCAGTCCCCTCTGCCTCACCCAAAGGAAACCTCATTTCTCAGTCCCACAAAACATTTCATGCCACCTGTGACCGCGCACAAGATGAGACTACCATGTCACGGCGAGAGACTAAAGTCATGACCGATGCAGCGTCTGATCAACTATGTCAGAGCGTCCTCGTTGACACTCCTCCCTCTGTATCGAAAAGCGAAGACTTTGAAGACTTTTTCCGCggtgaagatgaagaagagagagagagtttgAAGAATTTCAAATGGCAGGAGGAGATTGACGAAGAAAATAATGCTAATGTTGACTTCAGGGAGGCCAGTCAGGATGAAAAGCGTTTTGTGTGCCCTCAGAGATTCCAGAAAGCAATGGACGGATTAGCACATACCCTG GAGGAAGATGTGCAGTGGCCAACGCCGTTCTGCCAGCAAAGCCTCAGGCTAGTTTACACCACCATGCAGGTGAACATCCAAGAGGGCACTCTGCAGCTCTTGTCTGACCTTCTACATCCTGGTTACTGTCCTCCCAAGGACATCATGTCTCACCTGCTCAGTGGCATCCTCCTGGACCCGCTATGTTCACATCACCACTGTGTGCAGGCCTGGAATCTGCTGATGAGGGCACAAAG ACACCACAGTGTTGACAAAAACACAGTTCCTTGGAGCTGGGAGTTGGTGACTTCAGTCATGTCCAATCAG GACGATAAAAAGAGACATCGACCTGAGGTTGTGCGCATGCTCTTGGATTATATTGTACAGACTTTGGAGGATGACTTCTCGTACagaaagtccacctctgaactCCACCTCTCGATTGCAAAGGCAACGTTGTCTTGCAATCGGCATTTCCCGCATGTCAA GGATGTCATTCAATGGATGTTTTCTTCCATCTTCAAATCAACTGGAAATGGAGATAGCAGTCAAGCAGCCAGAGAGAGAGAAGAACACATCAG GATTGTATCCAGTCTCCAGAGAATGTTGTCCCTGGCTTTAGAGGTGGACTGCTCTCCCGCACTCAGCACACCCAGGCTGTCCCAGGAACTCTTCTTCATGCTTGTCAGCACTGAACCCAGACGAGCGCACAG actgctgctgctggacaGCATGCAGAACAACCTGCTGAGATGTAAGATGCTGGAACATATGCTGGACTATGCCTGCCCGCTGAAAACACCGGTGCCCATGTCGCTTAGTCGTCTACTTCACTTTTTGGAGAACTGCACACCGGCTGCAGACCCGACG GATGGAAGTGAAAGGTGGCAGAAATGGGAAGAGTTGGTTCATCACCTCTGGATGTTGCTGGTCAGCTACAACACAGCAATGAAAG GATATCTCTCGAGCTCAGTGAGCAAGCAAACAGGCGAGGCTGGCACCTTGGTCTACAAGCCAGAAGATATGCTTACAAAGGCGGACATTTGTAGAGCCGTGGAGGCTTTTCTGTGCCGATCCAAGGTGGACATCGGCCAAATGTTGCCTCTCCATGTGGCGGAGTCGCTCACCTACTTGCAGGACTTCCTGCTTGAAGTTTGTTGTGAATCTTAA
- the simc1 gene encoding uncharacterized protein simc1 isoform X1 — translation MTTVITISSDSEEDDSGVEFVSSYIEPSWPVTPVSYGGNDSKAAYLEPISLTDFPLTKKAKQAKNASLEHISSKKECERRVTEETCSGQNASARSAEDATRPPSHGTHADSSSFGYSSSPVPSASPKGNLISQSHKTFHATCDRAQDETTMSRRETKVMTDAASDQLCQSVLVDTPPSVSKSEDFEDFFRGEDEEERESLKNFKWQEEIDEENNANVDFREASQDEKRFVCPQRFQKAMDGLAHTLEEDVQWPTPFCQQSLRLVYTTMQVNIQEGTLQLLSDLLHPGYCPPKDIMSHLLSGILLDPLCSHHHCVQAWNLLMRAQRHHSVDKNTVPWSWELVTSVMSNQDDKKRHRPEVVRMLLDYIVQTLEDDFSYRKSTSELHLSIAKATLSCNRHFPHVKDVIQWMFSSIFKSTGNGDSSQAAREREEHIRIVSSLQRMLSLALEVDCSPALSTPRLSQELFFMLVSTEPRRAHRLLLLDSMQNNLLRCKMLEHMLDYACPLKTPVPMSLSRLLHFLENCTPAADPTDGSERWQKWEELVHHLWMLLVSYNTAMKGEMFCHCNKTPFLLLFLSLFATHFPHLLKPIFIAHLECMRKSRRGRLIVLKVPFHSVLCSFNANLLCLQESVWLQGAQLCT, via the exons ATGACCACTGTCATTACCATCAGCTCCGACAGTGAGGAAGACGACTCGGGTGTGGAATTTGTCAGCTCCTACATTGAGCCATCATGGCCCGTAACACCT GTATCTTATGGGGGCAACGATTCAAAAGCTGCTTATCTAGAACCCATTTCACTGACTGATTTCCCTTTGACGAAGAAGGCCAAGCAAGCAAAGAATGCCAGTCTTGAACACATATCATCTAAGAAAGAATGTG aAAGAAGAGTGACAGAAGAGACATGTTCAGGACAGAACGCTTCTGCTCGTTCAGCTGAAGATGCCACTCGGCCACCATCGCACGGCACTCATGCAGACTCCTCTTCTTTTGGGTACAGCTCCTCTCCAGTCCCCTCTGCCTCACCCAAAGGAAACCTCATTTCTCAGTCCCACAAAACATTTCATGCCACCTGTGACCGCGCACAAGATGAGACTACCATGTCACGGCGAGAGACTAAAGTCATGACCGATGCAGCGTCTGATCAACTATGTCAGAGCGTCCTCGTTGACACTCCTCCCTCTGTATCGAAAAGCGAAGACTTTGAAGACTTTTTCCGCggtgaagatgaagaagagagagagagtttgAAGAATTTCAAATGGCAGGAGGAGATTGACGAAGAAAATAATGCTAATGTTGACTTCAGGGAGGCCAGTCAGGATGAAAAGCGTTTTGTGTGCCCTCAGAGATTCCAGAAAGCAATGGACGGATTAGCACATACCCTG GAGGAAGATGTGCAGTGGCCAACGCCGTTCTGCCAGCAAAGCCTCAGGCTAGTTTACACCACCATGCAGGTGAACATCCAAGAGGGCACTCTGCAGCTCTTGTCTGACCTTCTACATCCTGGTTACTGTCCTCCCAAGGACATCATGTCTCACCTGCTCAGTGGCATCCTCCTGGACCCGCTATGTTCACATCACCACTGTGTGCAGGCCTGGAATCTGCTGATGAGGGCACAAAG ACACCACAGTGTTGACAAAAACACAGTTCCTTGGAGCTGGGAGTTGGTGACTTCAGTCATGTCCAATCAG GACGATAAAAAGAGACATCGACCTGAGGTTGTGCGCATGCTCTTGGATTATATTGTACAGACTTTGGAGGATGACTTCTCGTACagaaagtccacctctgaactCCACCTCTCGATTGCAAAGGCAACGTTGTCTTGCAATCGGCATTTCCCGCATGTCAA GGATGTCATTCAATGGATGTTTTCTTCCATCTTCAAATCAACTGGAAATGGAGATAGCAGTCAAGCAGCCAGAGAGAGAGAAGAACACATCAG GATTGTATCCAGTCTCCAGAGAATGTTGTCCCTGGCTTTAGAGGTGGACTGCTCTCCCGCACTCAGCACACCCAGGCTGTCCCAGGAACTCTTCTTCATGCTTGTCAGCACTGAACCCAGACGAGCGCACAG actgctgctgctggacaGCATGCAGAACAACCTGCTGAGATGTAAGATGCTGGAACATATGCTGGACTATGCCTGCCCGCTGAAAACACCGGTGCCCATGTCGCTTAGTCGTCTACTTCACTTTTTGGAGAACTGCACACCGGCTGCAGACCCGACG GATGGAAGTGAAAGGTGGCAGAAATGGGAAGAGTTGGTTCATCACCTCTGGATGTTGCTGGTCAGCTACAACACAGCAATGAAAGGTGAGATGTTTTGCCATTGCAATAAAACACCATTTCTCTTGTTATTTCTGAGTCTCTTTGCCACTCATTTTCCTCATTTGTTGAAACCTATTTTCATTGCGCACTTGGAATGCATGAGAAAATCTAGAAGGGGGAGACTGATAGTTTTAAAGGTCCCATTTCATAGTGTTTTATGTAGCTTTAATGCGAACTTGCTGTGTCTCCAAgagagtgtgtggctccaaggaGCACAATTGTGCACttga
- the adra2db gene encoding alpha-2Db adrenergic receptor, translating to MDSSEVNVLLENVSKDVNSTDAGFALPHSVPASVLIILVVTVIISVTIVGNVLVIVAVLTSRALRAPQNLFLVSLASADILVATLVIPFSLVNEVMGYWYFGSTWCAFYLALDVLFCTSSIVHLCAISLDRYWSVTKAVSYNLKRTPKRIKSMIAVVWVISAVISFPPLLMTKHDERECLLNDETWYILSSCVVSFFAPGLIMILVYCKIYKVAKQRSSTVFVAKNGLERQPSQSETCFVRKDRFEMESPSSQSSGSHPQRQGELDDIDLEESCCPSDTKPRNHNVTRRSKVEGSDSYSSQNCRISWASSRTSQLYPEHKNQAGRQHAAAVNKTKVAQMREKRFTFVLAVVMGVFVLCWFPFFFTYSLHAICRDSCYIPGTLFNLFFWIGYCNSSVNPIIYTIFNRDFRKAFKKIIWRTSKRT from the coding sequence ATGGATTCAAGTGAGGTAAACGTGTTGTTAGAAAATGTCTCCAAGGATGTTAACAGCACGGACGCGGGTTTCGCGTTGCCTCACTCTGTGCCGGCCTCCGTGCTCATCATCTTGGTGGTGACTGTGATCATCTCCGTGACCATCGTGGGTAATGTGTTGGTCATTGTAGCCGTGCTGACGagccgcgctctccgcgccccTCAAAACCTTTTCCTGGTCTCGTTAGCCTCAGCAGACATCCTGGTGGCCACGCTGGTCATCCCCTTCTCACTGGTCAACGAGGTGATGGGCTACTGGTACTTTGGAAGCACCTGGTGCGCGTTTTACCTGGCGCTGGACGTGTTGTTCTGCACCTCCTCCATCGTGCACCTGTGTGCCATCAGTTTGGACCGCTACTGGTCTGTGACTAAAGCGGTGAGCTACAACCTGAAGAGGACCCCTAAGCGCATCAAGTCCATGATCGCAGTGGTGTGGGTGATCTCAGCGGTCATCTCCTTCCCTCCTCTCCTCATGACCAAGCACGACGAGCGCGAGTGTCTCCTCAACGACGAGACCTGGTACATCCTCTCCTCCTGCGTCGTGTCCTTCTTTGCCCCGGGTCTCATCATGATCCTGGTCTACTGTAAGATCTACAAGGTGGCCAAGCAGCGCTCCTCCACTGTGTTCGTGGCCAAAAACGGCCTGGAGAGGCAGCCCTCCCAATCAGAGACATGCTTCGTCAGGAAGGACCGCTTCGAGATGGAGAGCCCCAGCAGCCAGAGCTCCGGAAGTCACCCGCAGAGACAAGGCGAGCTGGACGACATCGACCTGGAGGAGAGCTGCTGCCCGTCGGACACCAAACCCCGTAACCACAACGTCACCAGGCGGAGCAAAGTGGAGGGTTCGGACAGCTACTCGTCTCAGAACTGTCGTATCTCCTGGGCTTCATCCCGCACGTCACAACTGTACCCAGAGCACAAGAACCAGGCAGGACGCCAACACGCTGCCGCCGTGAACAAGACCAAAGTGGCCCAGATGCGAGAGAAGCGCTTCACTTTCGTCCTGGCGGTGGTGATGGGGGTGTTTGTGCTCTGCTGGTTCCCCTTTTTCTTCACTTACAGCTTGCACGCTATCTGCAGGGACAGCTGCTACATTCCTGGCACCCTCTTCAACCTTTTCTTTTGGATTGGCTACTGCAACAGCTCCGTCAACCCCATCATTTACACCATTTTCAACAGGGATTTCCGAAAAGCCTTCAAGAAAATAATTTGGCGAACCTCTAAGCGCACATGA